A window of Haloarcula sp. H-GB4 contains these coding sequences:
- a CDS encoding twin-arginine translocase subunit TatC: MEDGDADDEQRRPEEPPLPSDDESDDSSPPTDPVAEADANREADEVTSPGPAPAGGDEDTVGSHAAPTEAESSDGLFDRDASDISAAVPADVPTDWGKPTPSPAGAGGAAPTTGGGNAPSYDPDDDIVDEGAPDDEEMPLADHVEEMAMRLFVVVGVMAVVAVIALPYSDELINFLWYSFLDGPAEACGQVATNVDGSAVAGADCPNVYNPLALILARLKVSSLVGFIVALPVFVYQTYLFMRPGLYPRERRYYLAAVPTSLVLAAVGVGFAYFAVLRAMFDYFITYSDRAADLAFGLSETFNLIILMLGLFALIFQIPLFVMLAVMMGVTTRQWLQDRRLYFWGGFAAVAFLFSPDPTGMAPLMVAVTMIGLFEGTLLLLRWTGSTSPVPTADDLAARRPVAWLTAGIAGYVLSPAPVPTGYYEQLPATVTETLAAVGLGNATPMLVGGGMIVLFEALAYVNKNYYGSVKLWRGFRAARLPVWAVAIVVGYLGSPDPTLFRLINQFSLPRNAAIAVAAGLVILYEGTIAVARWRNRGE; this comes from the coding sequence ATGGAGGACGGTGATGCGGACGACGAGCAACGCAGGCCCGAAGAGCCGCCGCTACCGTCTGACGACGAGTCCGACGATTCGTCACCCCCTACTGACCCCGTTGCCGAGGCCGATGCCAACCGGGAGGCGGACGAGGTGACCAGCCCCGGTCCCGCACCGGCCGGCGGTGACGAGGACACTGTTGGCTCGCATGCCGCGCCGACAGAAGCCGAATCCAGCGACGGGCTGTTCGACCGGGACGCGTCAGATATCTCCGCTGCTGTCCCGGCTGACGTTCCGACTGACTGGGGCAAGCCGACGCCGTCACCGGCCGGTGCCGGTGGTGCTGCGCCGACAACCGGCGGCGGGAATGCACCGAGCTACGACCCCGACGACGATATCGTCGACGAGGGCGCACCCGACGACGAGGAGATGCCCTTGGCCGACCACGTCGAGGAGATGGCGATGCGGCTGTTCGTCGTCGTCGGCGTGATGGCCGTCGTCGCCGTTATCGCCTTGCCGTACTCCGATGAACTCATCAACTTCCTGTGGTACTCGTTCCTCGACGGCCCGGCCGAGGCCTGCGGACAGGTCGCGACGAACGTCGACGGCAGTGCTGTCGCGGGCGCTGACTGCCCGAACGTGTACAACCCGCTCGCGCTCATTCTGGCGCGTCTCAAGGTGTCTTCGCTAGTCGGCTTTATCGTCGCCTTGCCGGTGTTCGTCTACCAGACGTACCTGTTCATGCGACCGGGGCTGTACCCCCGCGAGCGCCGCTACTATCTGGCTGCGGTTCCGACAAGCCTCGTTCTCGCAGCTGTCGGCGTTGGCTTCGCGTATTTCGCCGTGCTGCGGGCGATGTTCGATTACTTCATTACTTACTCCGACCGCGCAGCCGACCTGGCCTTTGGCCTGAGCGAGACGTTCAACCTCATCATCCTGATGCTGGGGCTGTTCGCGCTCATCTTCCAGATCCCGCTGTTCGTGATGCTCGCAGTGATGATGGGCGTGACGACCCGCCAGTGGCTGCAGGACCGGCGGCTGTACTTCTGGGGTGGCTTCGCCGCTGTGGCATTCCTGTTCAGCCCGGACCCGACTGGGATGGCCCCGCTCATGGTCGCCGTGACGATGATCGGGCTGTTCGAGGGGACCCTGCTGCTCCTTCGTTGGACCGGCAGTACGTCGCCGGTCCCGACAGCGGACGACCTCGCCGCGCGCCGCCCGGTTGCGTGGTTGACCGCCGGTATTGCCGGCTACGTCCTCAGCCCCGCACCGGTCCCGACGGGCTACTATGAGCAACTGCCAGCCACAGTTACTGAGACGCTCGCAGCCGTCGGCCTCGGGAACGCCACGCCAATGCTTGTCGGCGGTGGGATGATCGTCCTGTTCGAGGCGCTGGCCTACGTGAACAAGAACTACTACGGCTCGGTCAAACTCTGGCGCGGGTTCCGGGCCGCCCGCCTGCCGGTGTGGGCCGTCGCCATCGTCGTCGGCTACCTCGGCAGCCCCGACCCGACGCTGTTCCGCCTCATCAACCAGTTCAGCCTCCCGAGAAACGCCGCAATCGCCGTCGCCGCCGGCCTCGTCATCCTCTATGAGGGGACCATCGCCGTCGCGCGCTGGCGAAACCGGGGTGAATAA
- the nirK gene encoding copper-containing nitrite reductase, producing MSTIPTTTRRRVLEALGVGTAALAGCASAPGAKEQATEAETTPQEPAMNAAQQTDVDRIAADPTAIPDPIDRSEPKTVSVEMTTKEQVAEVEPGVTYTYMTFGDQIPGPMIRVRRGDTVELTITNEEGNSMPHNIDLHAVRGPGGGAEASMVTPGQTKTFRFKATYPGAFIYHCAVPNLDMHISSGMFGMILVEPKEGLPEVDHEFYFGQHELYTTGDTGEKGHHDFDMEAMAAEEPTYVLMNGEKYAITPDRYGSPSMSVGDTARVYFVTGGPNLDSSFHPIGSVWDEVWQQGAIAGPPNKYVQTTPVKPGSCAITTLHAEVPGPIKLVDHALSRVARKGTMAIINREGPANPDVFEPEA from the coding sequence ATGTCAACCATTCCGACGACGACGCGGAGGCGGGTGTTAGAAGCCTTGGGCGTCGGCACGGCCGCACTTGCGGGCTGTGCCAGCGCACCAGGCGCAAAAGAGCAAGCGACCGAAGCGGAGACGACCCCTCAGGAGCCAGCTATGAACGCCGCACAACAGACCGACGTCGACCGTATTGCCGCTGACCCGACCGCAATCCCAGACCCTATCGACCGGTCGGAGCCAAAGACCGTGTCGGTCGAGATGACCACCAAAGAACAGGTCGCAGAGGTCGAGCCGGGCGTCACCTACACGTACATGACGTTCGGTGACCAGATCCCAGGTCCGATGATTCGAGTCCGTCGGGGCGACACCGTCGAACTCACCATCACGAACGAGGAGGGGAACTCGATGCCCCACAACATCGACCTCCACGCCGTCCGCGGCCCAGGGGGCGGTGCTGAGGCGTCGATGGTCACGCCGGGCCAGACCAAGACGTTCCGGTTCAAGGCCACCTACCCCGGCGCGTTCATCTACCACTGCGCCGTCCCGAATCTCGATATGCACATCTCCTCGGGGATGTTCGGGATGATACTCGTTGAGCCGAAGGAGGGGCTCCCCGAAGTGGACCACGAGTTCTACTTCGGCCAGCACGAGCTGTACACTACCGGTGACACCGGCGAGAAAGGGCACCACGACTTCGACATGGAGGCGATGGCAGCCGAAGAGCCGACGTACGTCCTGATGAACGGCGAGAAGTACGCCATCACGCCGGACCGATACGGCTCGCCGAGTATGTCGGTCGGCGACACCGCTCGCGTGTACTTCGTGACCGGCGGGCCGAACCTCGACTCCAGTTTCCACCCCATCGGGTCCGTCTGGGACGAGGTCTGGCAGCAGGGCGCTATCGCCGGGCCGCCGAACAAGTACGTCCAGACCACACCGGTCAAGCCCGGGTCTTGTGCCATCACGACGCTCCACGCCGAAGTGCCCGGCCCGATCAAACTGGTCGACCACGCACTCTCTCGGGTCGCCCGTAAGGGCACGATGGCCATCATCAATCGCGAAGGGCCAGCAAACCCCGACGTGTTCGAACCAGAGGCCTGA
- a CDS encoding ribbon-helix-helix protein, CopG family — MPKISVEVPAELLNDIDKHVGEDGKFVNRSEAIRASVRKTLDVLDDIDERQGRLDDDQ; from the coding sequence ATGCCCAAGATAAGCGTCGAAGTTCCGGCGGAGTTGCTGAATGACATCGACAAGCACGTCGGCGAAGACGGGAAGTTCGTCAATCGAAGCGAGGCTATCCGCGCCTCAGTCCGAAAAACGCTCGACGTGCTTGACGACATCGATGAGCGCCAAGGACGACTCGACGATGACCAGTGA
- a CDS encoding helix-hairpin-helix domain-containing protein, translated as MELESVPGVGAKTAAALRELDDPEAALRDGDVASLARAPGISEGRAARIARGAIRAEHDDPGGFTATKRAREIHEDALALLTDRTVTDYAAKRLETIYPSGIRSRIEEVRSFAESAMAREPDPAVLDALSAVEPLAEPGDVRVRDRCLATRDAERYADAQAAIPEVSVEVVDDARQLAELARSYSTVVALDEAFAGVDIEGDVRVEPNALEEPESVVPERVLTFFARNRDRIRAAAEVHCVADLDAPCDLETLLSALDQLDEDGSVSGDEELDRLATAVDDLDAAVSTAESVANDHLREAIEEQDVTIEGTDLLSLVERGAGVDSLLQRELADEYAAAVEKARDHLVDALALRDMEATARRAFPDEPAYPVEHSEDVVARLREELTAARDQRATRRKRELADDLAEMRDDAAALVDAALELDVELAIARFADDFDCTMPELTESEGVAIKGGRSPLLDVPFENVEPVDYTVEGVTVLSGVNSGGKTSTLDLVALVTTLAHMGLPVPAESARIGRISELHYHAKTQGTLDAGAFEATLREFGDLVADVDHRSPAAADGDGTEADSDATTDSDDPAAGTDDRPVMVLVDELESITEPGASAKIMAGILEALGERQATAIFVSHLARDIRAAAETDISIDGIEAKGLEDGKLRVERSPVKGKLARSTPELIVEKLADDGTDDADGFYSDLLGKFE; from the coding sequence ATGGAGCTCGAATCGGTTCCGGGCGTCGGGGCGAAGACAGCCGCGGCGCTCCGGGAACTAGACGACCCGGAGGCAGCACTCCGGGACGGCGACGTCGCGTCGCTTGCACGCGCACCGGGTATCAGCGAGGGCCGGGCAGCCCGTATCGCTCGCGGCGCGATCCGGGCCGAACACGACGACCCTGGTGGGTTCACCGCGACGAAACGCGCCCGAGAGATCCACGAGGACGCACTGGCCCTGCTGACCGACCGGACGGTAACCGACTACGCCGCGAAGCGACTGGAGACGATCTATCCCAGCGGCATCCGTAGCCGTATCGAAGAAGTCCGCTCGTTCGCCGAGTCGGCGATGGCCCGCGAGCCCGACCCGGCAGTTCTCGACGCCCTCTCGGCCGTCGAGCCGCTGGCCGAACCCGGTGACGTGCGGGTGCGGGACCGCTGTCTGGCGACCCGCGACGCCGAGCGCTACGCCGACGCACAGGCCGCGATTCCGGAGGTCAGCGTTGAGGTCGTCGACGACGCCCGTCAGCTGGCCGAACTCGCCCGCTCGTACTCGACGGTCGTCGCGCTGGATGAGGCCTTCGCCGGCGTCGACATCGAGGGCGACGTACGGGTGGAGCCGAACGCGCTCGAAGAGCCCGAATCCGTCGTTCCGGAACGCGTACTCACCTTCTTCGCCCGCAACCGCGACCGGATACGGGCCGCCGCCGAGGTCCACTGCGTCGCCGACCTCGACGCGCCGTGTGACCTAGAGACGCTCCTGTCGGCGCTCGACCAGCTCGATGAAGACGGCAGTGTCAGCGGCGACGAGGAACTCGACCGGCTCGCCACTGCTGTCGACGACCTCGACGCGGCGGTGTCGACGGCTGAGAGTGTCGCCAACGACCACCTCCGGGAGGCTATCGAGGAACAGGACGTGACTATCGAGGGGACGGACCTGCTATCGCTGGTCGAACGCGGGGCGGGCGTCGACTCGCTGCTCCAGCGGGAACTGGCCGACGAGTACGCCGCGGCTGTCGAGAAGGCCCGCGACCACCTCGTCGACGCGCTGGCGCTCCGGGACATGGAGGCGACAGCGCGCCGAGCCTTCCCTGACGAGCCCGCCTACCCCGTCGAACACAGTGAAGACGTCGTTGCCCGTCTCCGAGAGGAACTGACCGCCGCGCGCGACCAGCGGGCGACCCGCCGGAAGCGAGAGTTGGCCGACGACCTCGCCGAGATGCGCGACGACGCCGCCGCGCTAGTCGATGCCGCGCTGGAACTCGACGTGGAGCTGGCGATCGCCCGTTTTGCCGACGATTTTGACTGCACGATGCCTGAGCTAACCGAGTCCGAGGGCGTCGCCATCAAGGGCGGGCGCTCTCCACTGCTGGATGTTCCCTTTGAAAACGTCGAGCCTGTCGACTACACTGTCGAGGGCGTGACGGTCCTCTCCGGGGTCAACAGCGGTGGCAAGACGTCGACGCTGGACCTCGTGGCGCTGGTGACGACCCTAGCCCACATGGGCCTGCCCGTCCCGGCGGAGTCGGCCCGAATCGGTCGGATTTCCGAACTCCACTACCACGCCAAGACCCAGGGGACGCTGGACGCCGGTGCGTTCGAAGCTACGTTGCGGGAGTTCGGTGACCTCGTTGCGGACGTGGACCATCGGTCGCCGGCGGCAGCGGATGGGGACGGGACAGAGGCTGACAGCGATGCAACAACAGACAGCGACGATCCGGCGGCTGGGACCGACGACCGCCCAGTGATGGTGCTGGTCGACGAACTCGAATCGATCACCGAGCCCGGCGCCAGCGCGAAGATTATGGCCGGCATCCTCGAAGCGCTGGGTGAACGGCAGGCGACGGCTATCTTCGTATCACACCTCGCACGCGACATCCGCGCGGCCGCCGAAACCGACATCAGTATCGACGGAATCGAGGCGAAAGGGCTGGAAGACGGCAAGCTGCGCGTTGAGCGCTCCCCGGTCAAGGGGAAGCTCGCCCGCTCGACGCCGGAACTCATCGTCGAGAAGCTCGCCGACGACGGGACCGACGATGCCGATGGATTCTACAGTGATTTGCTCGGAAAGTTCGAGTAG
- a CDS encoding 23S rRNA (uridine(2552)-2'-O)-methyltransferase: MSGKDDYYNRAKQEGYRARSAYKLQQLDDTAGLLGEGRTVVDLGAAPGGWMQVAAERIGDRGTLVGVDRQTIDDLEDPEPTVEYVRGDMTEDSTKDEIREIVGESNGSAGPVDVVISDMAPNMTGQYDLDHARSVHLVRQAFEVATDLLDAGGDFCAKVFDGQDLDDLIADIEPEFEYVREVRPDASRDSSSELYLVAKHRLTGPVREGDVVEVTIEDIGEEGDGIAKIENFTVFVSGVEDGQTVEVRIDDVKPRYAFAEPVE; encoded by the coding sequence ATGTCGGGCAAAGACGACTACTACAACAGGGCGAAGCAGGAGGGGTATCGTGCGCGGTCAGCCTACAAGCTCCAGCAGCTAGACGACACAGCCGGCCTCCTCGGTGAGGGACGGACCGTCGTAGACCTCGGTGCGGCACCCGGCGGCTGGATGCAGGTCGCGGCCGAGCGCATCGGTGACCGCGGGACGCTCGTCGGTGTCGATCGCCAGACAATCGATGACCTAGAAGATCCCGAGCCGACCGTCGAGTACGTCCGCGGCGACATGACCGAAGATAGCACGAAAGACGAGATCCGAGAAATCGTCGGTGAAAGCAACGGCAGCGCTGGTCCGGTCGACGTTGTCATCTCTGACATGGCCCCGAACATGACCGGCCAGTATGACCTCGACCACGCCCGGTCGGTCCACTTGGTCCGGCAGGCCTTCGAGGTCGCGACGGACCTGCTCGACGCTGGCGGGGACTTCTGTGCGAAGGTGTTCGACGGACAGGACCTCGACGACCTCATCGCCGATATCGAACCGGAGTTCGAGTACGTCCGCGAGGTCCGTCCCGACGCCTCGCGGGACTCCTCCTCGGAGCTGTATCTGGTGGCGAAACACCGCCTGACTGGGCCGGTCCGCGAGGGCGATGTTGTCGAAGTCACTATCGAGGATATCGGCGAGGAGGGCGACGGTATCGCAAAGATCGAGAACTTCACCGTGTTCGTCAGCGGCGTCGAAGACGGCCAAACAGTCGAGGTCCGAATCGATGACGTGAAACCGCGGTACGCGTTCGCTGAGCCGGTCGAGTAA
- the larE gene encoding ATP-dependent sacrificial sulfur transferase LarE has product MSAVSEKLAAAREDLKSRDGVLIAFSGGVDSSVVAALAHDALGDDAIACTAKSETLPAAELTDATRVAEEIGIRHEIVEFSELDSEEFMQNDDMRCYHCRSMRLGAMYDRARELGIDVVCDGTNASDVGEGHRPGLRAVEELDAYSPLLEHNIEKSEVREIAREYDLSVADKPSMACLSSRIPTGLEVTEERLSRVEKAERLLRTWGFEQFRVRDHDGLARIEVGEEELETALDPDFVRTARDHIEDCGFDHVTLDLHGYETGSVSPETEEPAEEEAEDVVSNVFDADYPSVD; this is encoded by the coding sequence ATGTCTGCTGTTTCGGAGAAGCTAGCGGCCGCCCGCGAAGACCTCAAGTCGCGAGACGGCGTGCTGATCGCCTTCTCCGGTGGGGTCGATTCGAGTGTCGTCGCCGCACTGGCGCACGACGCCCTCGGCGACGACGCCATCGCCTGTACCGCCAAATCTGAGACGCTCCCCGCAGCCGAGCTTACGGACGCGACCCGCGTCGCCGAGGAAATCGGCATCCGTCACGAGATCGTTGAGTTCTCCGAACTCGACAGCGAGGAGTTCATGCAGAACGACGACATGCGGTGTTACCACTGCCGGTCGATGCGGCTGGGCGCGATGTACGACCGCGCCCGTGAACTCGGCATCGACGTGGTGTGTGATGGGACAAACGCCTCCGACGTGGGCGAGGGTCACCGTCCCGGCCTGCGCGCCGTCGAGGAACTGGACGCCTACTCACCGCTACTGGAACATAACATCGAGAAATCCGAGGTCCGTGAGATCGCCCGCGAGTACGACCTTTCGGTCGCCGACAAGCCCTCGATGGCCTGTCTCTCCTCGCGGATTCCAACCGGCCTCGAAGTCACGGAGGAACGACTCTCCCGCGTCGAGAAGGCCGAGCGCCTCCTGCGGACGTGGGGCTTCGAGCAGTTCCGCGTGCGCGACCACGACGGCCTCGCCCGGATTGAGGTCGGCGAGGAAGAACTCGAAACCGCACTCGACCCAGACTTCGTCCGCACTGCTCGCGACCACATCGAAGACTGCGGCTTCGACCACGTCACGCTCGACCTCCACGGGTACGAAACCGGCAGTGTGAGCCCGGAAACAGAAGAACCAGCCGAAGAAGAGGCCGAGGACGTGGTTAGCAACGTTTTCGACGCCGACTATCCGTCCGTCGATTGA
- a CDS encoding twin-arginine translocase subunit TatC, which translates to MASAIDEDTVQTVQSGRATLGAMLRSAQVHLQKVFIVFVIGMIGTIMGLQYGVWDTLRADLLYSQMDLTTQEATSIVAVTPFDVILLQVKIGAVIGILMSLPLLIYFGRDGLRQRGWWPAEHIPTWKGALFVSISLGLFFGGVAYAYELFFPLMFNFLAGDAFKAGFTPQYSIVKWFQFVFLLAVSFGLAAQLPLVMTVLSYTEIVPYETFRDKWRYAVMGIFAFGALFSPPDPFTQIMWAAPLCGLYGISLALAKLAMLVRRSGDLVSTWSVARGHWNTILGGAVLGGGVVYYVLATPAFQYIQQFAEVFPSDRLTGDIQPPALFGLPVESTALLIAAVFGVIGAVVVLYYHVLTALSEKAGPGQVGDPTAIDIGELNASAVEVAPPEVFEEMTEDEALAHADRALADDNKEKAQAVLDRWDMAHEDDTESEGESGGADGAAEADEEETGVFTSTTAGMVDAFTEDETTEDEIGGYYYDIQFILSALASRAFVILGIFGAVLAAAFLFLYQGGIGSIQRTFVSRLPPEMAADVSIVTLHPVEHLVFIVKFSTILGAVSIIPVVLYFAWPAMRERGLVIGNRNILGVWGGTLFAALIGGSLLGFLYVAPMTISWIAYDQLNSNMVIAYRVSNFGWLVFFLTIGIGLLAEIPVTMFLFHKGGIIPFRLMYERWREVVIAIVALSAILSPSGIFTMFIVGIPTALAYMLGLGILWVYTLGGRRTTNRRSEPAD; encoded by the coding sequence ATGGCGAGTGCTATCGACGAGGACACCGTCCAGACGGTCCAGAGCGGGCGTGCGACGCTCGGTGCGATGCTCCGCTCGGCACAGGTGCACCTCCAGAAGGTGTTCATCGTCTTCGTCATCGGGATGATCGGCACGATCATGGGACTGCAGTACGGCGTCTGGGACACGCTGCGTGCTGATCTCCTGTACTCGCAGATGGACCTCACCACCCAGGAGGCCACGAGCATCGTCGCGGTCACACCGTTCGACGTCATCCTCCTGCAGGTGAAAATCGGAGCCGTCATCGGGATTCTCATGTCGCTGCCGCTGCTGATCTACTTCGGCCGCGATGGGCTCCGACAGCGCGGCTGGTGGCCGGCCGAACACATCCCGACCTGGAAGGGCGCGCTGTTCGTCAGCATAAGTCTGGGCCTGTTTTTCGGCGGTGTCGCCTACGCGTACGAACTGTTCTTCCCCCTGATGTTCAACTTCCTCGCCGGGGACGCGTTCAAGGCCGGCTTCACGCCGCAGTACTCCATCGTCAAGTGGTTCCAGTTCGTCTTCCTGCTGGCCGTCTCCTTCGGGCTCGCCGCCCAGTTGCCGCTCGTGATGACGGTGCTTTCCTACACTGAAATCGTCCCCTATGAGACGTTCCGGGACAAGTGGCGCTACGCGGTGATGGGGATTTTCGCCTTCGGGGCGCTGTTCTCGCCGCCGGACCCCTTCACCCAGATTATGTGGGCCGCACCGCTGTGTGGCCTCTACGGGATCAGCCTCGCGCTGGCGAAGCTCGCGATGCTGGTCAGGCGCTCCGGTGATCTGGTGAGCACGTGGAGCGTCGCCCGCGGACACTGGAACACGATTCTCGGCGGTGCAGTGCTGGGCGGCGGCGTGGTGTACTACGTCCTAGCGACGCCGGCGTTCCAGTACATCCAGCAGTTCGCCGAGGTGTTCCCGTCCGACCGGCTCACCGGCGATATCCAGCCGCCGGCGCTGTTCGGGCTCCCGGTCGAAAGCACAGCGCTGCTCATCGCCGCCGTATTCGGTGTCATCGGTGCTGTCGTCGTCCTGTACTACCACGTTCTGACCGCACTGTCAGAGAAAGCCGGTCCCGGTCAGGTCGGTGACCCGACGGCCATCGACATTGGCGAACTCAACGCCTCGGCCGTCGAGGTCGCGCCCCCCGAAGTGTTCGAGGAGATGACCGAGGACGAGGCGCTCGCCCACGCCGACCGCGCTCTTGCGGACGACAACAAGGAGAAAGCTCAGGCCGTCCTCGACCGCTGGGACATGGCTCACGAGGACGACACAGAGTCGGAGGGTGAGAGCGGCGGTGCTGACGGGGCCGCCGAAGCGGACGAGGAGGAGACAGGTGTGTTCACCTCGACGACCGCCGGTATGGTCGATGCCTTCACCGAGGACGAGACAACCGAAGACGAGATCGGCGGCTACTACTACGACATCCAGTTCATTCTCAGTGCGCTGGCGTCCCGGGCGTTCGTGATTCTGGGAATCTTCGGGGCGGTGCTCGCCGCTGCGTTCCTGTTCCTCTATCAGGGCGGCATCGGGTCGATACAGCGGACGTTCGTCAGCCGGCTCCCGCCGGAGATGGCCGCCGACGTGAGCATCGTCACGCTCCACCCCGTGGAGCACCTCGTGTTCATCGTCAAGTTCTCGACGATACTCGGAGCCGTCTCCATCATCCCCGTGGTGCTGTACTTCGCGTGGCCGGCGATGCGCGAGCGGGGACTGGTCATTGGGAACCGTAACATCCTCGGCGTCTGGGGCGGAACGCTGTTCGCCGCACTCATCGGCGGAAGCCTGCTCGGGTTCCTCTACGTGGCCCCGATGACCATCTCCTGGATCGCCTACGACCAGCTGAACTCGAACATGGTCATCGCCTACCGGGTGAGCAACTTCGGCTGGCTCGTGTTCTTCCTCACCATTGGGATCGGCCTGCTGGCGGAGATTCCGGTGACGATGTTCCTCTTCCATAAGGGCGGCATCATCCCGTTCCGCCTGATGTACGAGCGCTGGCGGGAGGTCGTCATCGCCATCGTCGCCCTCTCGGCGATTCTCTCGCCAAGTGGCATTTTCACGATGTTCATCGTCGGCATTCCCACGGCGCTGGCGTATATGCTCGGGCTCGGTATCCTCTGGGTGTACACGCTGGGCGGCCGGCGGACGACGAACCGCCGAAGCGAACCAGCTGACTGA
- a CDS encoding histidine phosphatase family protein, with protein MGTLLVARHGETTWNRDGRIQGWAPSRLTDQGQKQATALGTWLDERYGVDRVFASDLRRTRETAAAANDGYGGLPDPEFDTDWRERGFGTMQGLYAEELLDEFPDHDRDASVISLDAAPEGGEGIPTFRGRVESAWDRAIATTDAGETTLVVTHGGVIKVLLAKLTDVDPDAALAKSSQPNCAANEIRLDEDGPALVNEEMTGWRTLLD; from the coding sequence ATGGGAACCCTACTTGTCGCCCGGCACGGCGAGACGACGTGGAATCGAGACGGACGCATCCAGGGCTGGGCCCCGAGTCGGCTGACCGACCAGGGACAGAAGCAGGCCACGGCGCTCGGAACATGGCTCGATGAGCGCTACGGCGTCGACCGTGTCTTCGCGTCGGACCTCCGGCGGACCCGTGAAACGGCCGCCGCAGCCAACGACGGCTACGGTGGTCTGCCCGACCCTGAGTTCGATACTGACTGGCGTGAGCGGGGCTTTGGGACCATGCAGGGCCTGTACGCGGAGGAACTGCTTGATGAGTTCCCCGACCACGACCGGGACGCGAGCGTCATCTCACTCGACGCAGCCCCGGAAGGCGGCGAGGGCATCCCGACCTTCCGCGGACGGGTCGAGTCGGCTTGGGACCGGGCAATCGCGACCACCGACGCCGGTGAGACGACGCTTGTGGTCACCCACGGCGGCGTCATCAAGGTCTTGCTGGCAAAACTCACCGATGTTGACCCGGATGCGGCGCTGGCCAAAAGCTCACAGCCGAACTGCGCAGCCAACGAAATTCGATTAGACGAGGACGGTCCTGCACTGGTCAACGAGGAGATGACTGGCTGGCGAACGTTGCTAGACTGA
- a CDS encoding queuosine precursor transporter yields the protein MTSERSEAVRVGLVALFVTALVTSQVTASKLLAFSLPFSLPLAGSTLVLPGAALAYALTFFASDCYAELYGRRAATVVVNVGFAMNFVLLALVWSTILAPGLPQAAQPVDLAAFQNVLGASTAIVVASLSAYVISQNWDVFVFHWLRDRTDGKKLWLRNIGSTATSQLIDTVIFIGVGFVLFQGVPPAEALALIVGQYLLKLAIAVLDTPFVYAVVGFARRNNVVSTPASAD from the coding sequence ATGACCAGTGAGCGGTCGGAGGCGGTGCGCGTCGGCCTCGTCGCGCTGTTCGTGACAGCGCTGGTTACCTCACAGGTGACCGCCTCGAAGCTGCTTGCGTTCTCGCTGCCGTTCTCACTCCCGCTTGCCGGGTCGACACTTGTCCTGCCCGGGGCAGCGCTAGCGTACGCGCTGACGTTCTTTGCCTCCGACTGCTACGCCGAACTGTACGGCCGCCGGGCCGCGACCGTCGTCGTCAACGTCGGCTTCGCGATGAACTTCGTCCTGCTGGCGCTGGTCTGGAGCACGATTCTCGCCCCCGGACTCCCACAGGCGGCCCAGCCGGTCGATCTCGCGGCCTTCCAGAATGTGCTCGGGGCGAGCACGGCCATCGTCGTTGCCAGCCTGTCGGCCTACGTGATAAGTCAAAACTGGGACGTGTTTGTCTTCCACTGGCTCAGGGACCGAACGGACGGCAAAAAGCTCTGGCTCCGGAACATCGGCTCGACAGCCACCAGCCAGCTCATCGACACGGTCATCTTCATCGGCGTCGGCTTCGTCCTGTTTCAGGGGGTCCCGCCGGCCGAGGCGCTGGCGCTCATCGTCGGCCAGTACCTCCTAAAACTCGCTATCGCCGTTCTCGACACGCCGTTCGTCTACGCCGTCGTCGGCTTTGCCCGGCGAAACAACGTCGTCTCGACTCCAGCAAGCGCCGATTGA